GCGCGGACGCTCAGTCCCCGGCCGCCGACTGCCCGGACCCGGCACCCGGACCGGCCGACAGCGGCGTGCGCTCGACGACCGTCCCGTCGTAGGTCGGGTACTGCTCGACGATTTCGCCTTTCTCGACGTCGCCCTCCTCGACCATCTCCTCTAAGAGCCACCAGGCGAGTTCGACGTGGTCGGACTTGACGGCGTAGAACTCCTCGGGGACGCCCAGTTCCCGCAGGCGAGCCTCGGAGACCCATGCCTTGCCGTAGACGAGCGTACCGTCGTCGGTGACCTCGTCGAACTCCCGGCGGATCGTCCGGGCCATCCGCTTCAGGCGCGAGCGGTGCTGGGCGGCGTCCTTGAAGACGGAGGTGCAGAAGTAGACCTTCTCGTGGTCGCCCATCGTCTCCAGGATCTCGTGGCTGCCCTCGACGGCGCTCATGTGGTCGTCCTTGAGCTCGAAGCCCTCCTCCTGCATCCGGCGGTAGTTGCCGTCGGACATCTCGAACTCGTTGATGTTGCAGAAGTCGGCGGCGCCCTCGTCGAGGAAGTCGAGAAACTCCTCCTCTGCGCGGATGCCGGGGATCTCGAAAGCCGGCGTCAGGCCCTCCTCGCGGGCGATATAGAGGATCTCCTCCCACTCGGTACCGTGGAGGGCGCCCCACTGCTCCACGGGCGGGTGGAAGCGAATCTCGTCGAGGCCGGCCTCGCTGAGGCGGCGCATGTTCTCCCGACCGCCGGTGATACCCGTGTAGAGGTGCGTGTGGTGGTCCTCGCCGAACTCGTCCTTGAGGAGTTCGAGGTAGTGACAGGTCCGGTCGAGGGCCTCCTGGGGTTCGCCGCCGGTGATGGAAGTCCCCAGCGCGTCCATCAGCTCGGCCTCGGCGACGACGTCCTCGTCGGACTCGACGGGGCGCTCGTTGGCGTACACCTGGTCGACGTTCTTGCGGTTCTCCCCGAGGGGGCAGTAGAAGCAGTCCCGCTGGTCGCAGTACCCGTAGACGAAGAGCACCATCTTGCCGCCTTTCGCGCACTGCTCGCAGCCCTCGGAGATCATTCGGTACCCGGGATTCCCGCCCCAGCGGCAAAAGTCGTGCGTTCCCGAGTCGGTTGTTACAGTTCGTTCGTCAACTAAATTACCGTAAATATTTGTTCGTGTACGGACGTGTCACCCGTATGGATACCGCCATCGGGACGGCGCAGGCCGCGGCCGACGACGGATCGCAGGCCGGCGAGCGGGCCGCGTCGGAGGCCGTGGCCGAACTCCCGGGAGATTGCGTCGACTTCTGCCAGGTGTTCTGCTCTGTCGACTACGACTACGAGCGGGTCGTCGAGGCCGTCAGGGACGTCGTCGGAGCGGACGCGGACCTGATCGGCTGTTCGGCCGCCGAGACGTTCACGGAGGACAGCGTCGAGGAGGGCGCCGTCGCCGTCGCCGCCGTCGCCAGCGACACGCTGACCGTGTACACCGGCTCCGGCGTCGGCCTGAGCGACAACGTCCGGCGAGCGGTCCGTGAGGCCGTCGCCGACCTCCCCGCCGACGTCGAGGGCTACCCCTATCGCTCGGCGATCACGCTCCACGACGGGCTGTCCAGCGTCGGCGAGGAGCTGGCCATCGTCTGCCAGCAGAAGCTCGGCCCCGAGGTGACCGTCGCGGGCGGGGCCGCCGCCGACGACCACCTCATGCAGTCGACTCACGTGTTCCACGGGGACCGTGTCCTCGAGGACGCCGTCGTCGTCGCCCTGATCGCCGGCGAGGAGCGGCCCGTCGTCTCCGTCGCCCACGGCCACGAACCGCTCTCCGAGCCGGTGGAGGTCACCAGCGCCGACGAGCGCCGGGTCCACGAACTCGACGGCCGGCCGGCGTTCCAGGTGTGGAAAGACGCCGTCAGGGAGTCCGTCCGCGAGGAGTTCGGCGTCGACGTCGACGGCCTGGACGCCGACGACAAGTTGCTCCAGCGGATCCTCTGCGAGTACGAGTTCGGCATCGACCAGGGCGAACGGTACAAGATGCGCTGGCCGTGGATCGAGGCAGAGACCGGCGACACGCTCCACTTCGCCGTCGACGTCCCCGAGGGGACTGTCCTCCGGGTGATGCACGGCACCGCAGACGAGCAGATCGAGTCCGCGCGGGCGACCGCCCGACGGGCGCTCCGGGCCGCCGGCGACACCGAGATGGCCGGCGGGTTCATCTACGACTGCGCCTGCCGGGGCATCGTCCTCGGCGACGAGTTCCCGCGGGCCGTGGCCGCCCTCGACGACAAGCTCGACCTGCCGTTCTCCGGGTTCGAGACCTACGGCGAGACGTGTATGGGACCGGGCGAGTTCAGCGGCTTCCACAACAACACGACCGTCGCACTACTGCTTCCGAAGTGATGGACCACGACGACCTCGTCGCCGCGTTCAGCCAGACCGTCGGCGTCGAGAAGGCCGACCGGCTGATCACCGAGGC
This genomic interval from Halomicrobium urmianum contains the following:
- a CDS encoding radical SAM protein: MISEGCEQCAKGGKMVLFVYGYCDQRDCFYCPLGENRKNVDQVYANERPVESDEDVVAEAELMDALGTSITGGEPQEALDRTCHYLELLKDEFGEDHHTHLYTGITGGRENMRRLSEAGLDEIRFHPPVEQWGALHGTEWEEILYIAREEGLTPAFEIPGIRAEEEFLDFLDEGAADFCNINEFEMSDGNYRRMQEEGFELKDDHMSAVEGSHEILETMGDHEKVYFCTSVFKDAAQHRSRLKRMARTIRREFDEVTDDGTLVYGKAWVSEARLRELGVPEEFYAVKSDHVELAWWLLEEMVEEGDVEKGEIVEQYPTYDGTVVERTPLSAGPGAGSGQSAAGD
- a CDS encoding FIST signal transduction protein translates to MDTAIGTAQAAADDGSQAGERAASEAVAELPGDCVDFCQVFCSVDYDYERVVEAVRDVVGADADLIGCSAAETFTEDSVEEGAVAVAAVASDTLTVYTGSGVGLSDNVRRAVREAVADLPADVEGYPYRSAITLHDGLSSVGEELAIVCQQKLGPEVTVAGGAAADDHLMQSTHVFHGDRVLEDAVVVALIAGEERPVVSVAHGHEPLSEPVEVTSADERRVHELDGRPAFQVWKDAVRESVREEFGVDVDGLDADDKLLQRILCEYEFGIDQGERYKMRWPWIEAETGDTLHFAVDVPEGTVLRVMHGTADEQIESARATARRALRAAGDTEMAGGFIYDCACRGIVLGDEFPRAVAALDDKLDLPFSGFETYGETCMGPGEFSGFHNNTTVALLLPK